One Drosophila virilis strain 15010-1051.87 chromosome 5, Dvir_AGI_RSII-ME, whole genome shotgun sequence DNA window includes the following coding sequences:
- the LOC6627284 gene encoding serine protease filzig, with the protein MSWNILWMCLWLFVRQLVVILALYEQCNHQLELQAGQKIYINSPYYPAQYPAGSSCRYALQAPRDHVLHFKCDLQLHTLVKDTRCRAEVFHFNAEGDELLTSSEYFCGAGKFERQSFLNRAVISYISQSKEAAIAAVPATLVPKLRDKLPTRATSTSSSTTTTKAPPVKQEDQEDEKEAGQQNDDDDDDDDNFTNEVLHVLQDVGVSDALAYVASLLYDEPNNGRRIGSTPAPAYLAQLPGHTPKTSAKRGKILSVYPLGVPGGGRFSCLVEALSPNCNCGWSLTQRIASPTNDEASLHEFPSMAGVLTKKQGKVFCGAAIIHHHYLLSAAHCFLSPETNHASLLRIVVGEHDLSSAYETFFTRRYDLDALILHEQFSQANGQLRNDIALLRTRTPIQFNRSVGPACLPLQPAANGRKLPLVGQQLLAAGWGTTSYGGPQTHRLLKTTLDVISVEQCRSSLSEGSVPVHSFCTYTPGRDTCQYDSGGALYERSNGRLMAVGIVSYGYACATQQPSVNTRVASFIKWIRTKTPEVAYCLKHI; encoded by the exons ATGTCGTGGAATATTCTGTGGATGTGTCTGTGGCTGTTCGTGCGGCAGCTTGTTGTCATCCTGGCGCTCTATGAGCAGTGCAATCATCAGCTGGAGCTGCAGGCGGGCCAGAAAATCTACATCAACTCGCCCTACTATCCTGCCCAGTATCCAGCGGGCAGCTCCTGTCGTTACGCGCTCCAAGCGCCCAGGGATCATGTGTTACATTTCAAATGTGACCTGCAGCTGCACACG CTAGTGAAGGACACGCGCTGCCGCGCTGAGGTGTTTCACTTCAATGCCGAGGGCGACGAGCTGTTGACGAGCTCCGAATACTTTTGTGGCGCTGGCAAGTTCGAGCGTCAAAGTTTTCTGAATCGTGCTGTGATTTCCTACATATCGCAGAGTAAGGAGGCGGCGATAGCTGCAGTTCCAGCTACCTTGGTGCCAAAGTTAAGGGATAAGCTGCCAACGCGAGCCAcgagcaccagcagcagcacaacaactacaaagGCGCCCCCAGTGAAGCAGGAGGACCAGGAAGATGAAAAGGAAGCAGGGCAGCAgaatgacgatgatgatgatgatgatgataactTTACGAACGAGGTGCTGCACGTGCTGCAGGATGTGGGCGTAAGCGATGCTTTGGCTTACGTCGCCTCGCTTCTGTATGATGAGCCCAACAATGGTCGTCGAATTGGCAGCACGCCCGCACCAGCTTACTTGGCCCAGTTGCCAGGCCACACTCCAAAGACTTCCGCAAAACGTGGCAAAATTTTGTCCGTTTATCCGCTGGGCGTGCCGGGCGGTGGTCGCTTCTCATGCCTGGTCGAAGCCCTGTCGCCTAATTGCAATTGCGGCTGGAGTCTCACACAAAGAATTGCCAGTCCAACAAACGACGAGGCTTCCCTACACGAGTTCCCCTCCATGGCCGGTGTGCTGACCAAGAAGCAGGGCAAAGTCTTCTGCGGTGCTGCCATCA TTCATCATCATTATTTGCTCTCGGCAGCACACTGTTTCCTCAGTCCAGAGACGAACCACGCCTCCCTGCTGCGCATTGTGGTGGGCGAGCACGATCTGTCCAGCGCCTACGAGACCTTTTTCACGCGTCGCTACGATCTGGACGCGCTGATACTGCACGAGCAATTCAGCCAGGCGAATGGCCAGCTGCGTAATGACATCGCCCTGCTGCGCACTCGCACGCCCATCCAGTTTAATCGCAGCGTCGGACCCGCCTGTCTGCCGCTGCAGCCGGCAGCGAATGGCCGAAAACTGCCGCTGGTGGGCCAACAGCTGCTGGCTGCCGGCTGGGGCACCACTTCCTATGGCGGACCGCAGACGCATCGCTTACTGAAGACAACGCTGGATGTGATCAGCGTCGAGCAGTGCCGCAGCTCGCTCAGTGAGGGATCCGTGCCCGTTCATAGCTTTTGTACCTACACACCTGGGCGGGATACCTGCCAATACGACTCTGGCGGTGCTCTATACGAGCGCAGCAATGGCCGACTCATGGCCGTCGGAATTGTCAGCTATGGCTACGCCTGCGCCACGCAGCAGCCATCGGTTAATACACGAGTGGCCTCCTTTATCAAGTGGATCAGAACCAAGACGCCAGAGGTGGCTTACTGCCTCAAGCACATATGA
- the LOC6627287 gene encoding uncharacterized protein isoform X2: protein MPAKSVSAVQRISQTMRAYQRNYSGRTLLEKSYDAFGLSVKTSDRLSWPKREEGYAAVQLLRQNRNWTNFRQFGTNNVTQNHLINRRGSTPRRNNILAAKNACMRRGSMEKPEMNEKQEPIADVIAAESHEEANNEGQRELRTVRDAVFGAQEVNEDDQEKQREADADLLRRMTKHRPVYPESSLSKKVIAPYTTYRTHRNSWAEFRHRMIYGERT from the exons ATGCCGGCAAAAAGTGTCTCGGCCGTGCAACGGATATCACAGACGATGCGCGCTTATCAACGGAATTATAGTGGAAGGACCCTTCTGGAGAAGAGCTATGATGCTTTTGGACTAAGCGTCAAGACCAGCGATAGGCTCTCGTGGCCCAAGCGAGAAGAGGGCTATGCGGCTGTCCAACTTCTCCGTCAAAATCGAAACTGGACCAACTTTAGACAATTCGGTACCAATAATGTAACCcaaaatcatttaattaatcGAAGAGGCTCCACGCCCCGACGCAATAACATATTGGCTGCCAAAAATGCTTGCATGAGACGGGGTTCAATGGAGAAACCAgaaatgaatgaaaaacaagAGCCTATAGCGGATGTTATTGCCGCTGAATCACACGAAGAGGCTAATAATGAAGGTCAACGGGAGCTGCGTACTGTTCGGGATGCTGTCTTTGGTGCTCAAGAAGTCAACGAGGATGATCAAGAAAAACAGCGTGAAGCAGATGCCGATCTACTTAGACGAATGACCAAGCATCGACCAGTTTATCCCGAGTCTTCCCTCTCAAAGAAGGTTATCGCGCCGTACACCACCTATAGAACCCACCGCAACAGCTGGGCCGAGTTTCGCCATCGCATGATATATGGCG AAAGGACGTGA
- the LOC6626150 gene encoding venom serine protease has product MLSRCLIFASCLLALPAVRGYFEGCDNTYSLQAGPTYVESPYYPNNYPAGTSCRYKFTAPLDHYIKIQCTISLPSNNGQCSTDNFWLDTEGDLLMRGAENFCGSGTFNRESLFTELTFAYISTGSNSGKFQCTLNVQPQSCNCGWSATARISNGQQASANEYPSMAALKDVTSSLPTFCGGTIVSHRHIITAAHCTLQISQATNIVAIVGTNNLQNPSSSIYYAQYAIQQMLRHEQYQNEPNVVNDIAVLTTASNIKWTRGVGPICLPPSGTSSSFAYDGVDVIGWGTTYFAGPTSTTLQKINLMVASNQDCQTDYNGVATINSGQMCTYDYNGQSRDSCQYDSGGPVIKRLSKQFLVGIISFGKTCASTAYAMGVNTRVTTYVGWIRQKTAYSNCVVSM; this is encoded by the exons ATGCTGAGCCGTTGTCTAATCTTCGCCAGCTGCCTGCTGGCATTGCCTGCCGTTCGGGGCTACTTCGAGGGCTGCGATAACACCTACTCGCTGCAGGCGGGGCCCACCTACGTCGAGTCGCCCTACTACCCCAATAACTATCCAGCGGGCACCTCATGTCGGTACAAATTCACGGCCCCACTAGATCACTATATCAAGATACAGTGCACCATTAGTTTGCCATCG AACAATGGCCAGTGCAGCACGGACAATTTCTGGCTGGACACTGAGGGCGACTTGTTAATGCGCGGTGCCGAGAACTTCTGTGGCAGCGGCACCTTTAACAGAGAATCACTCTTCACCGAGCTGACCTTCGCCTACATCTCGACGGGCAGCAATTCGGGCAAATTTCAGTGCACCTTGAACGTTCAACCGCAGAGCTGCAACTGTGGCTGGTCCGCCACTGCGCGCATATCCAACGGACAACAGGCCTCAGCCAATGAGTATCCCAGCATGGCAGCGCTTAAGGATGTCACCAGCAGCCTACCCACATTCTGTGGTGGTACAATTG TCTCCCATCGGCATATTATTACCGCGGCTCACTGCACCCTGCAGATTAGTCAGGCCACCAACATTGTGGCCATTGTTGGCACCAACAACCTGCAAAATC CCAGCAGTTCTATCTATTACGCTCAGTATGCGATCCAGCAGATGCTGCGGCACGAACAGTACCAAAACGAGCCGAATGTGGTGAATGATATCGCGGTGCTGACCACAGCCTCGAATATTAAGTGGACACGTGGTGTGGGTCCCATTTGCCTGCCACCTTCAGGCAC TTCCAGTAGCTTTGCCTACGATGGGGTCGATGTTATAGGCTGGGGCACAACCTACTTTGCCGGCCCCACGTCCACCACGCTGCAAAAGATTAACCTGATGGTGGCCAGCAATCAGGATTGCCAAACGGATTACAATGGTGTTGCCACAATCAACTCTGGCCAAATGTGCACCTACGACTATAACGGCCAGAGTCGCGACTCCTGCCAGTACGATTCAGGTGGTCCGGTCATCAAGCGCCTCTCCAAGCAGTTCCTTGTGGGCATCATCAGCTTCGGCAAGACTTGCGCCTCCACCGCTTATGCGATGGGCGTCAACACCCGAGTCACCACATATGTCGGTTGGATACGCCAAAAGACTGCCTATTCTAATTGTGTAGTATCTATGTAG
- the LOC6627287 gene encoding uncharacterized protein isoform X1: MPAKSVSAVQRISQTMRAYQRNYSGRTLLEKSYDAFGLSVKTSDRLSWPKREEGYAAVQLLRQNRNWTNFRQFGTNNVTQNHLINRRGSTPRRNNILAAKNACMRRGSMEKPEMNEKQEPIADVIAAESHEEANNEGQRELRTVRDAVFGAQEVNEDDQEKQREADADLLRRMTKHRPVYPESSLSKKVIAPYTTYRTHRNSWAEFRHRMIYGVLSPFWRGTHQR; this comes from the exons ATGCCGGCAAAAAGTGTCTCGGCCGTGCAACGGATATCACAGACGATGCGCGCTTATCAACGGAATTATAGTGGAAGGACCCTTCTGGAGAAGAGCTATGATGCTTTTGGACTAAGCGTCAAGACCAGCGATAGGCTCTCGTGGCCCAAGCGAGAAGAGGGCTATGCGGCTGTCCAACTTCTCCGTCAAAATCGAAACTGGACCAACTTTAGACAATTCGGTACCAATAATGTAACCcaaaatcatttaattaatcGAAGAGGCTCCACGCCCCGACGCAATAACATATTGGCTGCCAAAAATGCTTGCATGAGACGGGGTTCAATGGAGAAACCAgaaatgaatgaaaaacaagAGCCTATAGCGGATGTTATTGCCGCTGAATCACACGAAGAGGCTAATAATGAAGGTCAACGGGAGCTGCGTACTGTTCGGGATGCTGTCTTTGGTGCTCAAGAAGTCAACGAGGATGATCAAGAAAAACAGCGTGAAGCAGATGCCGATCTACTTAGACGAATGACCAAGCATCGACCAGTTTATCCCGAGTCTTCCCTCTCAAAGAAGGTTATCGCGCCGTACACCACCTATAGAACCCACCGCAACAGCTGGGCCGAGTTTCGCCATCGCATGATATATGGCG TACTTAGCCCATTTTGGCGCGGGACACATCAAAGATAA
- the LOC6627288 gene encoding venom serine protease: MFKLPSPGLLLLLLPLLLSMVNAQQCNWQYNLQTNQAINITSSNFPRALPAGSSCRYLIKAPPNHVIHLTCRFEVYPDICQAKFLFISRDGDMEFRDADRYCRMGQVSRTSNYQSIALGYQSISASTQQRARLSCQAVARRVPCDCGWSQPMRITNGVEATKHEFPSMVGLREIGSNLPIFCGGSIVSDRFIVTAAHCTVQRLATRLLALVGDHDLSSASESMFAVQYAIQAIINHPAYNSIGDSNDIALLQTLAPIEFSRGVAPICLPFGQTQLAETYEIVDIAGWGTLGFGFAKSNTLQKAQLMTIVNAECSVRYNGTIAPNQVCTYDHMGLGQDSCQFDSGGPVIQRQRSRMFLLGIISYGRACGQSFGIGVNTRVSAHLNWLWRYLGGSVCAR, translated from the exons ATGTTCAAGCTGCCATCTCCcggtttgctgctgctactgctgccactgctgctcaGCATGGTGAACGCTCAGCAATGCAACTGGCAGTACAATCTGCAGACGAATCAAGCCATCAACATAACCAGCTCTAATTTTCCAAGGGCACTGCCAGCGGGCAGCAGCTGTCGTTACCTGATTAAGGCGCCTCCCAATCATGTGATACACCTGACTTGTCGCTTTGAAGTG TATCCCGACATCTGCCAAGCCAAGTTTCTCTTCATCTCACGCGACGGAGATATGGAATTCCGTGATGCCGACCGCTATTGTCGCATGGGTCAGGTGTCCCGCACCTCGAACTATCAATCCATTGCCTTGGGCTACCAGTCGATCAGTGCCTCAACCCAGCAGCGAGCCAGGCTGAGCTGCCAGGCGGTGGCACGTCGCGTGccctgcgactgcggctggtCGCAGCCGATGCGCATCACGAACGGCGTCGAGGCGACCAAACACGAGTTTCCCTCAATGGTGGGTCTGCGGGAGATTGGATCCAATCTGCCCATCTTCTGTGGCGGCAGCATCGTCAGTGATCGCTTCATTGTCACCGCAGCGCATTGCACGGTCCAGCGGTTGGCCACTCGACTCTTGGCTCTGGTGGGTGATCACGATCTCAGCAGTG CTAGCGAATCGATGTTCGCTGTTCAATATGCCATACAAGCCATTATCAATCATCCGGCCTACAACAGCATTGGAGATTCAAACGATATCGCTCTACTTCAGACATTGGCACCCATCGAATTTTCACGAGGCGTGGCCCCTATTTGCCTGCCCTTTGGACAGACACAATT AGCCGAAACCTACGAGATTGTCGATATTGCTGGCTGGGGCACTTTGGGCTTTGGTTTTGCCAAATCGAATACGCTACAAAAGGCCCAATTGATGACCATTGTGAATGCTGAGTGCAGTGTCCGTTATAATGGCACCATAGCCCCCAATCAGGTGTGCACTTATGATCATATGGGATTGGGTCAGGACTCCTGCCAGTTCGATTCGGGCGGACCCGTTATCCAGCGTCAACGCTCACGCATGTTCCTGCTCGGCATCATCAGCTACGGACGTGCCTGTGGCCAAAGCTTTGGCATTGGAGTCAACACTCGCGTCTCGGCACATCTCAACTGGCTGTGGCGCTATTTGGGCGGCTCGGTTTGTGCGCGTTAG
- the LOC6627286 gene encoding uncharacterized protein → MFSRCLVIYQSKLPYSSRKLHHQNKSKAQMAQIKSNMMQQRREPNPEYHHAPSSFVQNFINHHQQGKSKDAQLHHWNARYRWADFRRRMIYGTHDI, encoded by the coding sequence ATGTTTTCGAGATGTCTTGTTATATACCAAAGCAAGTTGCCGTATTCCAGTCGAAAATTACATCACCAAAATAAGTCTAAGGCTCAAATGGCTCAAATCAAAAGCAACATGATGCAGCAGCGTAGAGAGCCAAATCCAGAATATCATCACGCACCTAGCAGTTTTGTGCAGAATTTTATAAATCACCATCAGCAAGGCAAATCCAAGGATGCCCAGCTGCACCATTGGAATGCGCGCTATCGGTGGGCAGACTTTCGCAGACGCATGATCTACGGTACACATGATATATAA